The genomic window tcaattaagaattccatatcctagaacgctgcctcggcccccaccgtttgggaatcctctggcccaggattcgccagcggggtgacaggtctcaagacgatcacgaaggtatttaccttcggtgttgcactcaaacactctcaactttttacaaaaaaagttatttctagtttaacacttcataatactttaaaataaaaagatgaattgataacgcagatacgccaaaaggatgatccatttcataaagagttgattacaagactcggcaaataagataaaacaggaaacacatcaaaaaatgatccaaaatcatataatcaacgaggatcaactttctatgactaataaaagaaatctacttggacgatacagctccatcaacggggttgtctctgcgagaggagggtacgctaccacctgaagagggcccagaagaaccaggcaaaggcgcgggaaggggacggcgCGAAtagttcttgacaagaccatgttcgactctAAGGCCAATTTCGATCTTatccaggactttgttggtctcttcatccaactgacaccgagccttataagtgataacagcggtccgctggtgggcttgagacAGCAATACAGATAGGCATTCctcctctttggaggcaatctccgctgcttcctcacgagacgcggccaaccctttgaaataattgttttgtccttcctgctgcactaaggaaggttgagtctttttaagctcatcatttgctgcgtgaagctgtccctcgagtgctgaaaacaaaaaataccaaggggttaaaacgaagaaataacataatcacactcgataaaacgaggttataccttcgaaattagccgaagcctcctcatactcattgacaacagcgtcccgagcctcatcaagaaagtcatattcggtggataatttcttataatccgtttgaaggttcgtaagagaaaattgactggcgtctaagtctacctgcttcatcgaatccaagtgatgaagatggttgacttcatcattcacctcccccatccttttatgaagtcgatacacattcatctcaagatctctttcagactccacttggcgagcaacatccgctcgagacgctgctatgGCTTTACTAAGTGCACCAACCtaggccctagcattatctctttcctcggaaagacgcagcatactatccctaaccccagggcctaagaaagaacgagcatgttgtaactcttcttctaaAAAAcacactctagcctctaagtctgaagcatgttctcgagcatcacgcaggttgtcacgcgtccatagcagcgtaccattaaacaaacaacggtcatgattgtacttattttgcatatccaccatcagtgttcgcttttcacaccactcagctgttaaggcgttgtgctcatcagcacgagcattccactttacgacttcactcttcaacttacccaccaactctgtaATAcgagatttctgtcgttccctttctttccgaagccatatcaactcggggactccacccactgaagatagggtggggagactcagatagaacaccaaaatacagataagGAATCACAAGGAGCGAAAAATCCGTAAAATacaaacctgtgaaggacgagacacttctacgagtctgctccaattcattgcggactatagcaagctatgaacgaagactctcctcagcattacccagctgttctttttccttcagatggcccctcagttcatttatttccgcttcagccgcagacagttcctcttccctatgacgaagcttggcctccaactttaaagactttgctttaaagaactggtatataacatggttacaatgttcgctcctcatcatctacgtcacaaacaacaaacattattataccaaaggaatcagatatcacgaagaacacaatgcgcggatatcataaaaagagtacaatGTGCGAAAATCATAAAAAGAGCAGAATACGCGGATATCATAAtaagagtacaaggatttacctctaagactcgctgctggggaaaaccgtactggtacccatcaactatggccatcatatcagcaacagatgaGGGAGGGGCAACCACTaaattagcttccgaagctctaagATCCTTCTCCCACATCACACCAACGCGGTCTTCGGAAGACAGCtgcatcattcgacgagtataagcgtcggaattcttctcaccagtgaccacgggggcagggttaggaacgaacatcaggttcttcttctttagccaagccaaaatgaCATCTTCACCCTCAGGCATCAACGAGCAAGGAAAATCTTcagaaggagactcaaccgcagacttcctcTTGGCGGTTATCTCttcacccgcgcaagtctcggcattaccaccctcagcatgaccaccaaCGTTCTCATCTTGCCGATCAGTGGTACATTCTTTTCCAaggtccccaagcacatcccaatcatcatgtgggaaagcaatgagaagtcctcggcaagacccatggcagcagtcaCATCGAAGGATTCCCCCGCAGAATATATTCTACCAAAAGAGAATTCTGGGGAAATTACGGGCAAAGTACCCACGCCAACAATGTCGtcaccaacaggggcagatccactccCACCAGCACCACCGACGATAAcattaccctcagcctcaccatcaccacccgcggcaacttcttctttaagatcaccacccgcggcaacttcaacctcaccatcaccacccgcggcaacctcTTCTTCATTACCACCTTTCCCATCATGATATGAAGTGTCGGTACGTTCTTCTccgttggacatttcttcatcctcaccatacccttggtttacgggactcgtaacctcttCATAACCCTCAACCTCATtgataaccgcagtagaagattgcttgggtccacgtttcttcttcttcgacacctacaaactagtatacatcccacaaaggctcattttttccctcacttcaaaatatgaaaattatttcaagcaaggaaaaaggggcaaaaagatagatatataagaagaaactataccttggcagcaacaacactcTTTGATAGAtggatagcaccagaaccctcctcctcatctccatcaacgacatcaagagcataaggaaaattcatgcccgcgaaattaggacgccaaggacagaaatctccataacgagcaggaggagtttcacgaggcttgctattttcagaaggacgccaaccacgtggaccaggaatccatccgtaagcccaaggaccaactacctcaataacagtaacatgccattcataatcatggtcacgcttaatcctttcacgagcaggaaagagtttccgtttagcagatccctcagtaccaggaacatacttcagcttggcatcactcacctcactcaagagacgaatttcaccacggggagaaGCAATATTACGAAGATTAACACTCCACAGCTTACGGTTTCtgatgttgacataatccccaaaagaattgttaaagttctgaggagtgtaccactctctctcagcgggATTttgaacatagcaggtcatcatagtctctcccttgctccgcagataacataccttcagtgaacgaagataattcccagatagttgtgatacggatcgattatgagtgttcgtagaagagccttcgcgattagccaacacgtcataataaaaggagtcacccgacttatataagggTAACATAAGACCCACCTCGAAGGcaccaaccgtagtcaacagatgaaactcgtcaaactgataattatcAAGAAgctcgtaggtgatatcatcgtcaggagcatagaagcgaacctcaaaagcttggatttcatgtttttccttgaacatctcaagatcaatatgcttgaaagtgaccttcttcttaccaactgaaatgctgcggATCACGGGGacaatttcttccttgtctgcggaatcagaagtaggacccaatttcgaagctttccttttagaaggaatatTTGTAGACGGATCATCTCTCGATATGGTACCCTTGGAGTATTTCCCTTTggaagaaaccgcgggaggaggcggcagAGATTtatgcggaggcactgaaggaggagccattgaacgaaggggcggagcatccactacttcattacgaggaggaggagcccgcgtacttctagagtcatcacgaggaggagcctgcgtactcctagaatcttcacgaggacgagaaggggcgtggttaacagcatacctagacccagagggacccttcggcatatcccctttTTTAGAAGGCATAATCTTCACACCGtaggaagacgaaaccctatgaccccgaggatctgaTTGCGAAGATTTGTAAGGACCTTCcacaagtggagatctgtcaggatctctacgcggagaggatcttggcggactagatggcggagtttggtaaggatcccgcggacggtcagacatatctacaaggaaacacaaaaacagtttagagaagaatacgaggagatcactaaaaatcaaaaaaatccataatcgatggttcatccggataaacatgaaaaaccctaagaaactaaaaaatacttcatccagggataatactcatatacagactcacagacgttgtaacaaagaacaggggcaagcatatatgcttcgacatgtatgatcttcatcacaaaactaagaacacagcagcaggagacaaacgaGTAGATACACAGATAAAACAATGGTGAACAACTGATGAAAAATCCCGTACCTGTataaaagaggacgacaagcaccaaccgcagtggaagaaaggaggatcggagatatcaacagatacaggggcagcaacaatcaataacgaaagaagaggaagaaagaaacagaaaattgaatgctatattcctcacaagaacggtgatagtaaatgactaaagaacaagaataagagAACAAtaagagaatgaacactgacaagaagaggataaaagtcttttttcacattctctttcctatttatgaagctagagaagacaataactgctcctcgtaccaaggagcagttacgggagaaattaatgcaaagtgggaaacgtgtaggactacctttcttcttcaaaattacaaaatacgcccaagttagaagaagaggggcaaattgtatgtacacctttcatcatcctccacgtgtacagaaaaagacacgtggaaggcatgcgaagcgagacatcaaaacatgatagcaagcatttcatcagaagatctgacggtcagggacagaggaccacagaggtatgatgactcagaccagataataccccttgggtgttaacgcacccaatcccgaggaagatcccagatcaacggccgagaggaagtttggctgacacagatgtgaccagacaaagagacatttgtctgacacgagcaggcatccatctacccgcattaaataccaaagagatatacacgtgtcaatcagctcgtggaagaagcgaggataacccttcgtgttcAAGCTCAGGACGCGACATATACCGAAGATCTCTGcataataggcacaaagcacaagaagataagattacaacggcacttcagagatgaatcgatataatcatcccattACTTATACGATGTACGATTCTAGAATTAGaacgtatgcgaatattgtttgtgaacacttggatggcctcgtgatttatgtgttcacattaTCCATTCAATTTGTGGCAAAATAGCTTGCTAATAAAAAGTTTCCAGGATCTGATTAATGGCCATGCCTTGAAAATGTGCTATAACTAAAGTTATTATATAGTTGGACTTGATTCATGAGTTGATAAGAACATTCAAAATGAAGGATATCCAGTTTACGAATCATATTCCACCCAGTTCCTCTGCTCGCAAGCTTCCTCGCCTCCACCTGCCCACTCGCTGACTACAACGCCAATCTTTAACACCTCTGTCACCAACAACAAGACATTACTAGCCTGGTCTGTGTGCATGGGCCAAGTGGCAATAGGTACACAGCCATGCTTAAACTTTCCATGCAAGAATTCCAGCCGCAATGGCTCCAGTGATTGGAACCCAAGCTCTCTCGGCAGTTCTGTTGTCCGAACTAGATACTGATTGGAACCTCTCAGTTGAGTCTATTTTAGTCATAATATTTTCCTCTCACTCTCTAGTCTCTCTATATCCAATTCTTCTTTGCTACGCTGACAAAACTAAAGAGTCAAAAGAAACTATAAAACAGTACATTAGTTTCCTCTAAGCTTCCTTCCTCATCGTCTTCACTTCGGTTGTAAAATTTCTCTTCGGTTTCACGCAATCTAGAACAAGAAATATGGCTATGTCGGTCGAAGGTATGAATATTCTTCTTAAACCAATTAGTTTCTGTTTAGCAATTCGATTTGGCATCCTTTTGTAACCTCTAGTACTTGTTTCTGCGATTCATCAAAGTTAAGTTCGATTCTTTTGTAAGTAATCTGATCATCGATTGAGGAATCGGGGTCAAGgggttaattttgttttatttagaGTGTAGATCCTTTCGTATGATTGATTGTAGGATGAGAAATTGGACTACtgttgaattagggttttggtttttagGTGAAAATTTGTATTTCTTTTGTTGTTGGTGGAATTATATAGTAGCTCTTTGGGTTTTGAGACAAAACTAGGTCTTATACTCTTATTGTTCTTCGTGGGAGTTGTTAGTCCTTCATATTTGAAAGGAACTTCTAACTGGTTTATCTTTCTTTTGCCGGTTGGTGCTCATGGTGTGGTGAAATTGCTGGTTCTACAGTGTAAGTTGGAATATTTACGTTTCCTTTCTCATTATTTTCTTAGGCCTGCTTGGATTGGGGAAAGTTTGCATCGTGCAAACTAGGTAAAAAATTCTTTGTTTATGTAGGAAGTAGATTGATTTTATTCCCCTTCCCTTTTTGGGGGTAGAGTAGGGTTGAAGGActggaaaaaaaaacagatttcTTTCCCATATCTTCTGGTGGGATTTCAGCGTTTGTGTAAATCTGGTTTCGTGATATTGAGGAATTGAGAATTGCGAGGAAGGGGGTTCTCTATATtatctagttttatttgagtgaaAGGCAAAGAATAGATGGATCCAGTGGAGGGTGAGAACTCGTTAGCTACTTTTGCTTTTATGGAGCTTGCAATAGAGCAGGCAAAACTCGCATTGAACAGCCTAGAAGTGCCAGTTGGATGTGTCATCATTGAAGATGAAAAGGTTATTGCCTCGGGGAGAAACAGAACAAATGAGACACGAAATGCTACAAGGCATGCAGAGATGGAAGCCACCGATTATTTGCTTGAGCAGTGGCAAAAGGATGGACTTTCAAAAAAAGAAATTGGAATAAGATTTTCAAAGTGCGATCTATATGTTACATGTGAACCATGTATCATGTGTGCAGCAGCTATATCA from Papaver somniferum cultivar HN1 unplaced genomic scaffold, ASM357369v1 unplaced-scaffold_19, whole genome shotgun sequence includes these protein-coding regions:
- the LOC113339042 gene encoding tRNA-specific adenosine deaminase TAD2-like, which gives rise to MDPVEGENSLATFAFMELAIEQAKLALNSLEVPVGCVIIEDEKVIASGRNRTNETRNATRHAEMEATDYLLEQWQKDGLSKKEIGIRFSKCDLYVTCEPCIMCAAAISILGIKAVYYGCPNDKFGGCGSILSLHSRNTEHLSSGGASEMKGCFTCKGGIMASEAVSLFRSFYDQGNPNAPKPHRPVQACRAGFHVLS